The proteins below come from a single Diceros bicornis minor isolate mBicDic1 chromosome 3, mDicBic1.mat.cur, whole genome shotgun sequence genomic window:
- the LOC131422619 gene encoding zinc finger protein 862-like: MEPRESGKAPVTFDDITVYLLQEEWMLLSQQQKEIYGSDQLVAPLGKNKMGYVEETEVQGPARKAGLYLPPQKKACLSHFSAESGNIKVDCAGKSKKPLKPRSIQKSWFVQFPWLVVNEEQTALFCSACREYPSVRDKRSRLIEGYTGPFKVETLKYHAKSKAHMFCVNALAARDPVWAARFRSIRDASGDVLAGPEHLFTVDYPILCSPGPLGAYDNVAQLLPSSRAELEDTGGNGAIPALYLDCISDLRQKDIADAVHSSSNFHILYNDSAEACDQDPSEEGLFEEVPVVFEELPVVFEDVAVYFTREEWGMLDKRQKELYRDVMRMNYELLASLGKDSHRPLFATII; encoded by the exons ATGGAGCCCAGGGAGTCGGGGAAG GCTCCTGTGACGTTTGATGACATCACGGTGTACTTGCTTCAGGAGGAGTGGATGCTGCTGAGTCAGCAACAGAAGGAAATCTATGGTTCTGACCAGCTGGTGGCACCACTGG GAAAAAACAAGATGGGCTACGTGGAAGAAACGGAAGTGCAAGGTCCAGCCAGAAAAGCTGGGCtatacctgccacctcagaagAAAGCCTGTCTTTCCCACTTCAGTGCTGAGAGTGGCAACATCAAGGTAGACTGTGCAGGAAAAAGCAAGAAACCCTTGAAACCCCGGTCTATCCAGAAGTCGTGGTTTGTGCAATTCCCCTGGTTGGTCGTGAATGAGGAGCAGACGGCTCTTTTCTGCTCTGCTTGCCGAGAATACCCGTCTGTCAGAGACAAGCGGTCAAGATTAATAGAAGGTTACACAGGACCATTCAAGGTGGAGACTCTCAAATACCACGCCAAGAGCAAAGCTCACATGTTCTGCGTCAATGCCTTGGCAGCACGGGACCCCGTCTGGGCAGCCCGTTTCCGGAGCATCCGAGATGCGTCTGGAGATGTACTAGCTGGCCCAGAGCACCTCTTCACTGTAGATTATCCCATATTGTGCTCCCCAGGGCCTCTAGGAGCCTATGATAATGtggcccagctcctgcccagctCAAGAGCTGAACTGGAGGACACTGGGGGGAATGGAGCAATTCCTGCATTGTATCTAGACTGCATTTCAGATTTGAGGCAAAAAGACATCGCTGATGCCGTCCATAGCTCCTCGAACTTTCACATTTTGTATAATGACTCTGCTGAAGCCTGCGACCAG GATCCTTCTGAAGAGGGGCTGTTTGAGGAGGTTCCTGTGGTGTTTGAGGAGCTCCCGGTGGTGTTTGAGGATGTGGCGGTGTATTTCACCCGGGAGGAGTGGGGCATGCTAGACAAGCGGCAGAAGGAGCTGTACAGAGACGTGATGCGGATGAATTATGAGCTG